tttggctccaataatgattatttctattttagttggtagtccatgggagatggccttcccataattcagatctttttgtataatgggtcctatacctcAATTacccataaaaaatattattattttttgtaaataaatattctaCTGACAGGCCTCCTCTGATGCTTCCTTGCACAATGATATAGATTGAATGTTTGGTTAAGTGCCCTGGTCTGACGCACCTATGTGCTGTGCTGCTCCTTTAAAAGAGTGGTTCACTGTTAAGTTAACGTTTAATACGTTATAGAacggccaaatctaagcaacttttcaattggtcttcatttttttatttggtttttttcccttcttcttcttctaacccTTCTTAGGTTTCCAATGGACacacatttaaaatacaaatgatctgtaaggctacaaatgtattgttgttgccactttgtattattatttctatttagactccctttcaaatcaatgcatggttgttagggtaatttgatccctagtaaccagattgctggaagagctgctgaataaaaagctaagtaactcaaacatcacaaataataaaaaaataaaaccaattgctaattgccTCAGAATTTCATGGTctataatatcatacaaaaagttaatctaaaggtgaaaaacccttttaaGATGGAAAATAATTAACTGTGccttatctagtataggtcaatctaaaaacaactggacttgctgagtaatcaatgaagacgtttcactactcatccgagcagcttcttcagttcaactgactggtgtgggaaattctcgtcatataaactcttccactaatccatttacaatggcacattgtaactcttcaaagaggtgacatctgaagaaactcacagaggtgttgattctgtgtagttactgtgataggattatccaatgtgtcatgcaactcctagatacaggtgttacttgtgagagttgtatgaatggatgtgtgaagtgttctgaatatgccggggtacagatgttagaacagcattgtatgtagcagacaggtggtgtcgaaggcccccacctctgttcagggatggtttctccaccttgacatgaattgcctctttcacgcctcgttcaaaccagcggtcttctttatccaagatttggaccttgctgtcttcaaaagagtgtcccttgtcttttaagtctagaaagacagctgagttttgccctgtagagttctccctcctgtgctgagccattcgcttggagagcagttgttttgtctccccaatgtatagatctgtgcattcctcgctacactggactccttataccacattgctttgtttttcctttggtgttggatcctttgggtgtaccagtttttgtctcagtgtgttgctaggtttgaaaaacacagggacatggtgtttgttgaaaatcctcctgagtttctctgacactccagctacatatgggatgactatatttcgcctactatgtgtctccgggcggttatttctattggtgttcctgttgggcttggttgctgctgttttgacaaaggcccagtctgggtagccacacgctttcaaagctcctctgagatgtttttgctctttgtctttggactctgtatcagttgccacacattccgcccggtggtgcagggttcgaatgacacccagtttgtgttccagtggatggtgggaatcaaacaacagatattgatccgtatgagtgggtttcctgtatacttccgtcttcaagttacccccctcttggatacagatcaaacagtccaaaaaagcaagtttgttctcgtggacatcttcccttgtgaacttgatgttattgtccactgagttaatgtgttctgtaaaggccgccacttcattggatctgattttaacccaagtatcatccacatacctgaaccagtgagtcggtgtagttccctggaatgtaagtaaggccctcctttccacttcctccatgtacaagtttgctacaatgggagagactggagaacccattgcacagccatgtttctgtctataaaaaaggttcttgtacttgaagtatgtggtgttaaggcacaaatctagcaacacacaaacttggttgggactgagcttcgttctgctgctgagggtgttatcatgttgcagtcgacttcttacagtctcaattgcctctgtagtaggtatacatgtgaacaatgaagtgacatcatatgacaccattgtttcttctgcctctagtgtaacaccgtgaatcttggttacaaactctttggcattctggatatgatgcactgtattgcctaccaacagggctaagatgttagccaagaattttgcaatgctgtatgtcactgaatttatgctgctgacaatgggtcttagtggggctccttctttgtgtatcttggggagtccgtataagcatggtgtggcttcccTGGGATACAGACAGTGGTATAAAAttcgatcaatggctttctccttttcaagttgttgtaggcaacctatcacctttttcttgtaaccactggttgggtctttccctaagggttcatatgtattgctatcactgagcagagtggttatcttgcagtcatagtcagttgtgttgagcacaactgtgcatcgccctttatctgctggcaggatagtgatgttcgggtccttactcagagagctgagtgctctcctctcttctgtagtaaagttagagggaggtgttctggcacttgacaaagcagctgacacttttagccggagttgttctgcttcttcatttttcaagttattatttttgatagcagactctgtggctgtgatgagttcaactactggtatgtgttgtggtgtcactgcttagtttaaccccttggctaacACATCCTTTTCAGGCTGGGTTAGTACCCTATCTGATAGGTTCCTAACCCAAGTGTCTTTGGTgttctttggtgtctcatctttctgcctccaggttagttcttcagtccttttccaactgctgcttcgtgacagtaatgtggtgaatttgcttatttgtcgcTCCTTACTCTTAATGTGTTGGGCAATCTGTGCATGTTCAACGAACACAAACACCCTTTCCAGAGTTCCATCAGGCAGTTCTTTTGCCAGACTCCATTTTAGATGTTCGACTTTCTGCTTAAGGGCATCAATGGtaaagttgatctgtctgactcgttcatttagtagatgtttttgggctttttgtaaaatcttgttggctcTGTGACTTTTTTCTGTGGAACCCAGGCGCAGGCTACAAGGGGTGAGACCCTGATGTCGGCATCTGAGATTAAAGCGTAGATGGTTTCGATAGTCTGCCacttttcttgctgttctttcatattcccgaaccagttttagagtattctctccaaaatgaatggcaatatgactatgaagattttcattcatccaggtcatggtatatctagtataggtcaatctaaaaacaactggactgtctgctacatacaatgctattctaacatctgtaccccggcatattcagaacacttcacacatccattcatgcaactctcacaagtaacacctgtatctaggagttgcatgacacattggataatcctatcacagtaactacacagaatcaacacctctgtgagtttcttcagatgtcacctctttgaagagttacaatgtgccattgtaaatggattagtggaagagtttatatgccgagaatttcccacaccagtcagttgaactgaagaagctgctcggatgagtagtgaaacgtcttcattgattactcagcaagtccagttgtttttagattgacctatactagatataccatgacctggatgaatgaaaatcttcatagtcataactGTGCCTTATTTGATTTATCAATACAGCCatgcgaaatatgctggcactatataaataaatattaataataatgtgtgcTTCATTACAGAACATGTTTTTAGTCAAATAACATCACAGCAGATTATTATAGGAAGGCTAATGGCAGGGTTGCATAATATCAAGGGAATCAACCAGTTTATGGAAGCAGAAACCTGCATTAATAAACCTGTTCCCTTATATTATTagaataatttgtgaaaaaaatagaagctTGAATTTTAGCAAATATGCCCCACAATGTacaatgaataggagagagcctaaTAACAATCTATTTGTGGTCACCAAAGATACAAATGTAGTGACAAAACAGTATTTTGAGTTCCAGGTTGCAAAAACAGCAGTCTTttaattaatatgtttaaattCATAGAAGGCATTTATCATTTTGACCCAGTGAGAAATAATAACTAGTTTTAGGCAGATGCAAGTGGCTGCTGCTTATCTCTCTGTACTGCAAAAGATCCTTAAgctattaaaaatgaattataaggTTAACAAACCATTTAAATTCCAACACAAAtggcacatttacagcatttgtCAATATGCAATCTTTTCATCAGAAAAATAATGTCCCAatagtattcatattttttctagGAAGCTGCAATAAATCATACATAAGTCACTATAAGCTAAAGTTGGCAGGTCATCAGAAAAATGCAGGTACTCTTTAAATAAATGCAGGTTGTTTGGCTGCACTAATTGCATTTGAATCATGAGCGAAGAGACAGCTGAAATAAGTAAGAACATAGGTAGAGAGGGAATAATGCATGCTGCCAACATGAACAGTCGTTTTCTCCTCTGTTAAAGAAATAACAATGCATCAGGCCAAATGGGAATGATCTGATCGTTATGTACAAATAAAGTCCACCCTCATCCAAAAGGAATTTCTAACGTGTTCAgcagatatctggctgatttttggccaggtaTTGCTCAGCAGGCCTTTAGAGAGGCCCCATACTCCAATTAGCTAATTTATCAACCTTTGGAATAGAAGAAAAGACAAGACATTTCACATAACATCAATGTAGGTGTCTCAAATAGTTgtacaattcatgtttttttacatagGAGAGAAAGTCTGGCTTCACACCTTTGTTAACCCACAAACAGTAGGATAAATTGTTAATTTACAATctgttacaaaatataaataatctcaTCCATCCATCTATGCAATCTATGTACAGACAGATCTAGCAATATATCAGTATTTGCTGATGTATTCTTGCTATGCAATGTACAAGTTAGTGGGGTCCAGCCATTCTGTTCGACCTGTGCTGTGTTGCCCCCCAGACTTTAAACATAAGTATCTGAATGCTCCCATAATGCCCAGCAGCTGAAAGTATCAATCTGTAGTAGCCAGTAATTCTGAAATGATTTACCAAGAATACTTCACTGCTTTGTGTCCATCAGTGATATGGATGGACCCTCAGCAAAGGGCATATTTTCATCCAGATTAGGTGAaagaatacaatatatatatatatatatatatatatatatatatatatatatatatatatatatatatataaatttgctaCTTCAGCATTCAGCGATAAGCCAGTTCATTCATTTATAGCAGTGCCGTGCAAAGCCAAAAATAAAGGAGTCAGTTATACTTCTCCACTTAATACATTTGTGGGCACCCTTCTGTCCATGGAAATATCAGTGGCGGATACACACACGGAAGACATGCCAAGCTGCACAGAGTGGAGCATATCGAAGGCTGATATCAGTGCCACATGAGGATTGCTTTCTTGCAGATATTGGGACTTTATATCTTCCAGGAGTCTATAGAGAGCAAGCTGGGAGACTGGCTAGGCTTCCTGATGGTTGAAAAGCCAGGGAAAAGAGataaaaggctaaaaaaaaccccactatgTACAATTAATCAGTCTGTGGTCCCAGAAGCCTTACAAATCTGCCTTCATCATAATAAGGATGCCCTTGCAAAAGTAGTCATGAGGAATGCATATATTAACAGTGCAGTATGTACATACATATGATCACAATTAAAacacatacaaacatatatatatatatatatatatatatatatatatatatctatatatatctatatatatatctatatatatatatatatatatatacacacacatccaaaaataaaatttctcATACAGCATAGCTCACTGCAATATACAGATAAATGTCTGTGCATACGCCTGAGTGCAAACCATAGCTCAACACCCAAAcaacaatcacacacacaaacacactggcAGGCATGTACACAAGGCATACACACAACTGAGTGCATGTGTGTGGTAGGTTACGGAAAGATTTCTTGGACAGCAGCAAACAGAACatcagttcaaaaaaaaaaaaacaattccgaTTAACCCACAACTCTGCGGTCTGTGTCATCCAGTCCTGAGCTTCAGATGCCCGGATATGAGcgctaaaataaaaatgtgctccTTGTTAGACACGTTCTCCAGGGTCCCCATTTCCTGCTGAACAAACAGGCAGTATCAGCAGACATGTATGCAGAATTCATAAATGCAATTCAGTGGCTCAGATTTGTTAGCTGGGCTGCTCCATTCTTACAGGAACACTTTTGTTCTCCCATGATACCAAAGAAAACTTAAGAACCACTATTAAACCCACTGCACTtatggcgtaactatagaggaagcagacccacagTCGTACCTGGaaacaggggggcctggactgtggggtctgattcttctatagctaataagaaaaccacCTCCTCCCCAACCACTCAAGTCGGGGTGGGATGTGGGCTTAGCCTAATTATGATGTATAGAGAAAAAACTTTTGctgattttttattctaattctaCCCAAAGCTTTCAGATCATGTGTATGATCATGATActaactaaaaaatgttttattaaaggctattgtgatactaaaatgtacAATTAGTATAGCAATTGGTACATATAGTCTATATGTGTTAGGGTATGGATAGGTATGTATAGACATGTGTATAAAAATACACTGCAGTTCATTTGCAGCGTTGAACTTGATGAAGTTTTtgcaacccaacttaactatgtaggTTAAATGTTCTATATCTTACCTCCTACAGATTTCAAGTCAGAATCAGCCACTTGAGTTATGGAGAAGCGGGAGAGCGAGGTCGGAGACACGCTAAATCTAGAAAACTGAACAGGCAGTGCTGGCTTCTGGATGGGAACAGGGGCAGGGAGGCTGTTGTTCTCTGACTTTACAATAGCTGGTGACAGGGAAGTTACAAACGAGGCTCTCAATTTTGTGAGATGAAAGTCGTCTTGCCACTCAAACCCAACACATTCTGGAAAAAAAGGGAGTTTCTGAGTGTCAAAAATTCTCCTTAAAGTACGTGATACATGTGATCTGAATACTGAAACCTTAAAATTAAATTCAGTTGCAAATTATTTCACAATAATCAACATAGaactaaaaataaagaacaaaacgGCAAGCCAATATATTTGAATGTATTCGTATATCTTGCCCTACATTTGTCCGTGAGGTTGACAAATTCATGGCACCCAGACCAACAATAGCTTCATACTAAGTGTCCTATGTGTTGGGAGAGGAGCAGATCGACAGACCAAAGTGGTCCATGCCCAACAGGGTTTTCAAACCTGCACTATTAGAAATGAAACAGtactctgtacttgatccaaaccaagatatgattaatccctattggaagcaataccagtttattgggtttatttaatgtttacatgatttcctagtacggaaagatccattaaccggaaaaccaggtcccaagcattctggataataggtcccatacctgttctaaaatctacaattagtatagatattggtatgtgcaGTTTGTGTGAGTGTATGGAAGGTCAgtttgactgtgtgtgtgtgtgtatgtatggaggatgctgggtttcatgtgGAGGGCTTGAACTTTGATCTTTTCTCAaagatctgccccttaatgtgtcctGAGAATCTCCCCACCCCAAATAAATCATTATAATTAATTTACAAAAGGgaaaaacgtaaaatcagggtatgtacaatagaggttatatatatatatatatatatatatatatatatatatatatatatatatatatatatatatatatagatagatatatatagtatacgTTCAGTGTacgcactcttaccggatcaAGAATACGAagatgggtgcgttggtcaaatcATATCATACAGTTtagcaaatggacccgcactccttttAACGTGAAAtagttgtgttttatttacaatgcatatccaacgttttggcccacattagggccttggTAAATAAAACACAACTATTTCACATTaaaaggagtgcgggtccatttgctatactatgtataaattatatatatatctatatatatatatatatatagatatatatatatatatatatatatatatatatatatatatatatatatatatatatatacagtcatatgaaaatgtttgtgaacccctctcagcctgcataatattttactctttcaacaaaaaagataatggTATAGGATCTTATAtggtcactcttcagaggagagtcaaacagaagcacaacttgcaattggccatcttatatacattttctcatgattggacacacctgcctatgaagttctaGGCTTAACGAGcgaatccaaccaatttggtgttgccagtaatcagtattgaacagttacatgcattcaaattagcaaaattacaacgGTACCCAAATtcttgcacagccagtttttcacatttgatttaatttcatacaaccgTATACTGCTTCGCTAAAAATCTTTgctcagaaaacaccccagtactcagatggtCCTGGGAAatgacataccactgttatattttttgttgaaagtggagtaaattattatgcaggctgagaggggttcccaaactttttcatatgactgtgtgtatatatatatatatatatatatatatatatatatatatatatatatatatatactgtatatatatactgtatatatatactatatatggcCCATCTGATTACTTAAGATCTGTCCTAAGCACAAATGTATTCCTTTAGACCCACTTCTAACCTGCCATGACCCACccttgcttatatatatatttagtttttttgcatttttttttctcactcactTTCTTCTAGAAGGGGTCTGTCCCCAGGCTCCATACATGCtctctgttccacttcctgctgcacagTGCTTTGTCCATTACTTGGAGGCATTTCTGGGAAATCCTGGTCTGCTAGCTCACGTGTTGGGCtttcctgaaaaaaacataaaattataaCAATGTTTTGTGTTATAAAGACAACAACAATGTTCCAACTTCTAGTAGAAAGAAAGCCTTCTCAGAACAGTAGAAAAAAGAAGTGTATAAGTGAATACTGTTTTATCAGCAAAGAGAGAACCACTTTGGTTTTGTAATAAGGTGTTTTACAGGCAGCCAGCCACATACTTGTGGTCACATGGTATACTAGTTAGTTAtacacaatcttttttttacacgTCATGTTACCCAAACATTTTGGGTTCAAAGCTTACATTTAGGGATTACAAATTCAGGGGGTATGGTGTAATAAGACCccttctagtaacccatagcaatgtaTAAGAGGTATTAGCATAATGATGGCATCTAATATGTTGCCATGAGTTGCAGTGAAATGGTACATAATTATCTGCAATACTGTGTTGGTCTATTAGTAGTTGAGGGGCATCCAAATATGTGTTAAAAATTAAGTCTTTGCTTATCCCTACTTATTGTACGTTAACATACCTGATCAAACAAATaaacagtgacatcatcataaaAGGAAACCACTTTCTTCTTCCTGTCAAACTCAGTGAAATCTGGTTCAGGTAAGAAGCTGGGTATCTTCAGAAGACTTCTAAGTTGTCCAGAGCTGCCATTGTCTGTTATGACGATGGGAACTATACCATGTTCTTCCTCACTCTCCTCGCTGTGCTCTTGTATGTTATAGCAGCGGAGTTCTTCATCAGAGTCATCACTATCTTCACTTTCTTCATCATCCTCTTCATCCAGAGAAGCACCCCCTTTACCATCTTTACGAGGAAAGGGAGGGGAAAGGCATTTTGCAACGTGGCGAGTGCTCAGCGAGTCCTTGCTGCAAGAAATCACACTTTCGTCCATTTGAAGGCCAGTGGTGAGGGTGATACTACCCAGATTCCCTTGCTTAATAGTGCATTCTTTTGGCAGGCACAACTGAACTGGTGACAGTGTGAAGGTCCTGTGTGAAGATGACTCTACAATTGAAGGCAAAGGAGAACGTTTTTCAATAGAGTGTTCTTTCTGACATTCAAGACCTAGCCCTTCATCCACAGATTCTTGCCCCACCATGAGCTGGGGCTGAACTAACACACAATCTTGTGGCACAAGTAGAGTAGGTAGTGATGAACTGTTATCTGGGAGTTCCTGGTCCTGACATGTTACAGAACTCTTTGTATCAGTTTTTTTGTCATCAGAGTATGTATCTAAATTGGAGTTGTGAACCTCCAAAGAATCTTTTTCCTTGGTCACACCCTCCACTTCTTGATCACCAtcaacttcttcttcttcccGGGTAAAAGAGTCATAATCAGAGAAGTATGCAGAGTCTCTGTATGGATTTTTGGCATCCAAGCCTTGTAGATCACTGCTTACTGATCTAGATATTGTCATTTCTTCTGACCCAAGGTCAGTTTCGTGGGCTTGATTTATCTGGTAATAGGCATCAGTGTCTCTGCTATCTGTAGGTTCTTTCAGTACAAATTCTGGTGACTCATAGTTTTCAGTATCATAGCCACTATCCAGAGCTTTGTGCTGCCCACAGGTGTAGGCTCCAAGGTTGAAGGCCTCACAGGAACTGCCAGTCGATGGCATATCCAGAGAATCCAAAGAATCGGGAGTGCCAACCTGCTTCTGAAGAGATCTAAAGGGTTGAACAATATCACCCCTTTCACTGGAGAGATCTGTGAAGACCCCTGAGGTAATCTCCATTGTGTCTTCATCATCACTCTCATTCTGATATAAATCTGTAGGGAATGATTCCTCAGGGCTTTCCCTTTCTTTGATTGGTGAAATACCTTGACCACTGAATTCATCTGTTAACACAGGTGAACAGATCTCTTGATAGACAGAAAATGATTCCCCCTCTTTGAAAATATCAAAAGAATGCATGGCTTCAGGTTGTGCATGGGCAGTACAGTACCCTATTATACTAGCACCACGTGGATCAGTTTTATGCTCAGAGTCTCTTTCAGCATTAGTTGGACACTCCATAGGAGAAAGAAGGGGTTCTGTATAATCTGTGTGGGTTATTTTTAAATCAATCATTTTTTCTTCTGAAGGAGTTAAAGATATGTTCAGGGTTTTTTCCAACCAGTCTCTGCATTCTTCACCATCAGCCACAGTTTTATTGTGGCATTCTAACTCTGCTAAACTACCTGCAGGTTCTCCTTCTCCTGGTTCCATATTCTGCCATGATTCAGGACCATAGGGTTCTTTATCCACTTTTTGGGAATCACTAGAACGGCGATTGCACCAGGATGCAGAACTAAAGTCAAGGGGAGCAGTGGAGATATTATTGTTTGAGGAGATGTTTGAAGCCCAGTGGGGGGAAAATGCCACTAAGTTAGAGGTCACAGTAGGTAGATCTTCCTTAAATTCATTATACTGTTGGGTTTCTCCTTCATGTTCAAGTTTTAGTGTTGCAGAATCTAGCTGTGTTTTACAAACATTAGATATTTTATCTTCAGATTCTAAATTCTTAAACACTGCTGAGCCTAGACTAGCCTGACAAAGCTGCTTCAAAGTTGGAGAGGCTCCAAGGGGGTCCACAAACACAACTGAGCAAAATTCTTCTTCTTTAGAGGGTTCACACAGAATTTTCTCTTCTGCTGTATCAGCCCCTTTAGAACATTCATAGTCCTGCTCTAGAACCTGTCTGTGCAGCTCCTTGTCCTGTTTATCACTGCAGATTGTTTCAACCATCAAAGGCTCCATAGATAAAGAAATAGAAGTGCTATTGTTACTTAGATTCGCCCTCTCAGTATACTTATTTTCTTGTGTAGGGTGTTCTCCATATTGTGGGCTGCAGTTTCGGTGAATATTGCTGTTTAAAGGTTCttcaatacaaatataataatctCCTGCAACTGATGGACTGTGAGCACTAAAAACTGGCACTACTTCATGTGGATAAGGACCAGAATTACCCTCCTTATTTTCATAACACGATGGAGATACACCTTGGCTAAGTCTTTTCTCAGTGCTTGAAGTGATGTACATATCTTGATATGGTGGACAACCTGGATTTAGAGGGTACTGTTCATGTTTTCCACGCTCCCATTTATATTCAAAGTTTAGTCCCTGGCTAGTCTGAGTAACAGTGAGCACATCATCTCCATCAGTGTGAAATCCATCAGAGGAGAAGTGCTCAAGCAGTGGGTATGAAGAAAGTTCAGCCTCATGATGACTACAACTGCCTGACCCACCAGTGGGCTTCATAGAATTCCACCGTTTCTCAAACTCCTCCTCCAGCTCGCTGGCTCCCTTCACAGTCAGATAAGAAAGTAGAAGATGTACCTCTTCTGCAGTTGGTCTCTGCTCAGGCTGCAGCCAGCAAAACTGCATTACCTCAAACCTAGAATAAAACAGATTATTAGATTACTTGTATTACATTTGTCCTGTTTCATAAAGGATTGATGAGGCTATACTTAGTTATCTCAAACTTTATCAACACACAGCATAACATTCTTAGAATATATGAATAGTTTGTAATATACTGCGTACAGCAGAAGCTTCCAAATTGTAGTGATAGCCCTCAGGGGGCCCAGCCTTGAATCAAATTAAGATAAAATCTGGGATGAGTGTTTAGTCCCTTTGCATTAAGATACAAATTGTGACTGTTACAataatgatatatactgtatctgcaacTTTATCAGTTACGTACAGATTACCATTACTAGCTACATCTAACTCACCCTTTGTTTTTCAAATGCTTCATCCCTAATTACACTTATTAAATGTGTTCCCTGGATCTGCTGTACATTTCTAAATAGAGTGATCAGGCACCATTCATCCTGAACCAGAAGTAAGCAACTCAACAGCTTTAGAGTGGAGAAGCTTTGTGTCATTCATGCTTGAAGGGTAAATTCATACTACTGTATATTTCCCTCTAGGTGGCAGGACTCCATTTCAGAGCACAACTCACAATATTCTGTCCTGGATACAGTgttttccagtgtcggactgggccagcgggacactgggaaaaaaccctggtGGGCCTCCGCCGGCCTAGACCTGTTCCCCCGCTGACCTAAAAAGAAACAATCCTGCGTGCAGTGGGATCACTTGCGTGCCGGGTCTGTGCTCTTGCGAGTAGCGCGTCGCATGCACCAGGCCAGGGAGTTGGAGATCTGGAGGGGCCCCCCAGAGACTGCCAGGAAGGCCC
The Xenopus laevis strain J_2021 chromosome 9_10S, Xenopus_laevis_v10.1, whole genome shotgun sequence DNA segment above includes these coding regions:
- the aatk.S gene encoding serine/threonine-protein kinase LMTK1 isoform X4 encodes the protein MLACLCCKKGDIGFKELDNVEGEDNNTELSIQSSPAAQNGPEVYVLPLTEISVPMSKQPGRSVQLLKSTDLGRQSLLYLKEIGFGWFGKVLLGEVNSGLSSTQVVVKELKVSASVQEQMLFLEEIQPYRVLQHANVLQCLAQCAEITPYLLVMEFCPLGDLKGYLQSCAASESTAPDPLTLQRMGCEVCCGLLHLHKHNYTHSDLALRNCLLAADLSVKIGDYGLAHSKYRDDYLVTSDQLWVPLRWIAPELIDEVHGNLLVVDQTKASNIWSLGVTLWELFEFGKQPYPEYSDRQVLCYVIKEQQLKLPRPQLKHLHSDRWFEVMQFCWLQPEQRPTAEEVHLLLSYLTVKGASELEEEFEKRWNSMKPTGGSGSCSHHEAELSSYPLLEHFSSDGFHTDGDDVLTVTQTSQGLNFEYKWERGKHEQYPLNPGCPPYQDMYITSSTEKRLSQGVSPSCYENKEGNSGPYPHEVVPVFSAHSPSVAGDYYICIEEPLNSNIHRNCSPQYGEHPTQENKYTERANLSNNSTSISLSMEPLMVETICSDKQDKELHRQVLEQDYECSKGADTAEEKILCEPSKEEEFCSVVFVDPLGASPTLKQLCQASLGSAVFKNLESEDKISNVCKTQLDSATLKLEHEGETQQYNEFKEDLPTVTSNLVAFSPHWASNISSNNNISTAPLDFSSASWCNRRSSDSQKVDKEPYGPESWQNMEPGEGEPAGSLAELECHNKTVADGEECRDWLEKTLNISLTPSEEKMIDLKITHTDYTEPLLSPMECPTNAERDSEHKTDPRGASIIGYCTAHAQPEAMHSFDIFKEGESFSVYQEICSPVLTDEFSGQGISPIKERESPEESFPTDLYQNESDDEDTMEITSGVFTDLSSERGDIVQPFRSLQKQVGTPDSLDSLDMPSTGSSCEAFNLGAYTCGQHKALDSGYDTENYESPEFVLKEPTDSRDTDAYYQINQAHETDLGSEEMTISRSVSSDLQGLDAKNPYRDSAYFSDYDSFTREEEEVDGDQEVEGVTKEKDSLEVHNSNLDTYSDDKKTDTKSSVTCQDQELPDNSSSLPTLLVPQDCVLVQPQLMVGQESVDEGLGLECQKEHSIEKRSPLPSIVESSSHRTFTLSPVQLCLPKECTIKQGNLGSITLTTGLQMDESVISCSKDSLSTRHVAKCLSPPFPRKDGKGGASLDEEDDEESEDSDDSDEELRCYNIQEHSEESEEEHGIVPIVITDNGSSGQLRSLLKIPSFLPEPDFTEFDRKKKVVSFYDDVTVYLFDQESPTRELADQDFPEMPPSNGQSTVQQEVEQRACMEPGDRPLLEEKCVGFEWQDDFHLTKLRASFVTSLSPAIVKSENNSLPAPVPIQKPALPVQFSRFSVSPTSLSRFSITQVADSDLKSVGAGNGDPGERV